From the genome of Papaver somniferum cultivar HN1 unplaced genomic scaffold, ASM357369v1 unplaced-scaffold_46, whole genome shotgun sequence:
AACATCCATTGTACTCCATTGGATACAAGACCTTAGTACTATTATAACTCGAAACAAACTCATCATCACCCGAAAGTTGAATTATTCGAAACTTCTCATCGTGGAGATCAAATGCTACCAAAGCTaaatcattatctttcttgcattCTGGTTCATATGTTGCCATCTCGTAAAACATAGTTCCATTACAAGAGATTGATGGTACATATGGAAATCTTTTTAGTGGGGGCTGTTTTGGCCATGGgttattaatcttttttttttgctcgataatGACAAAATTGTATTGATAGAGACCAAGAAATACAACCCAGATCTCCATTTACTGAAAGAGATCAAAACAATGGAACTAAACTAGTGTTCCACCCAAAAACacgaaagaaaatagaaaaaaacaTGGAAATTAATGAGGATCAAAAAATTTATGACTCCAGTTAACAATCCCATCATTAATTGCAACTCCCTGCATAGACGTATGAACGGAAGCCCAGTGAATAGTCTGAATTTTTATCTCGGTAATGATAGCTTCGCTTGTTTTTTGAATCCCTTCAAAAGTACGAGCATTAGGCTCCTTGCATAAACTCCAAGTGATGCTAGCAGGTAATCTATCCCAAAGTTCCTTAGCTTGAGAAGAGAGATGACGGCTCTTCCAATTTTTCAAAACCTCTAACACAGTCAGCTGCAGAGACCCCGTAAAATTAGCGCTGGAAAGAAAGTAATGCCAAACCTCAACTGCAAAAGGACAAGTCAAGAGCAAATGATTCGCATCTTCCGCAAAAAGATCACAAAGCTTGCAAATATTTGGTCGTGGGTTGCCGGAATTAGTAGTCAGAGCACTACCCCTCTTCTGCAAGTTATCTAAAATAGGGAGACGACCTAGAGCGGCCTGCCATAAAAAGAACCCCACCTTATGAGGCCATTTAGTAGACCAAATTTTCTCTTTTGGGAATGAGACCACATCTGTATCACCAACTTCAAGCTCGTAAGCAGATGCCACAGTGAATAATCCTGACTTATGGTTCTTCCAAATCATCACATCCTCTTCCAATTCATCTATAGAAGAATTCTGAAGAACTAGTAATAGATAAGAAAGTTCTTGAATTTCAATATCATAGAGTCTTCTGTGAGAAACCCCCAAAtcccaagaaaaagaagaaagagaagtagAACAACATTGCTTAATAGAAGCTCCTTTAAGGATAGACAATTGGTAGAGATTAGGATATAAATAAGAGAGAATACCTTCATGGAGCCACTGATCTTCCCAAAAGCGCACTGTTTCATCATTTCCAGCCTTAAATTGCACATTATTAAAGATATCATTGGAGACAGAGTATATATATCGCCATACACTAGAACCATCAACCCCCTTTGGTGGTTTAGTTTTCCAACCCAAATTAGTAATTCCATATTTTTCGCTAATGATTTTAAACCACAGCGAATTTTTCTCCCTTCCTAGCCTCCACCACCATTTCATGAGCATCGCTCTATTAAAATGAGAAAGACTTCTTATACCCAAGCCTTCCCTATTCAAAGGTTTACAAACTGTAGACCACTTGACCCACTTGTGTTTCTTTCCCCCGTTACAATCGTCCCACATAAAACAGCTAAtcactttttcaatttcttaATAACAGACTTGGGAGCCATAAAGAGGGAAAAAAAGTAAACAGGTAGACTAAGTaaaacacttttaattaaagtgaGCTTACCCGCTTTTGAGACAAATCTTTTCTTCCAATTAGCCAACCTATTCTTACACAATTCAATGATCCTATCCCAGTTTGTTGCTGACCTTGAATTATCACCAAGGGGCATTCCAAGATAGATGGCAGGCAAAGATTCAGAAGTGCACCCAAAAACTTCAGCTAACTCATTAATATTTGAAACTTCGCCAACACCGAAGACCCTGCACTTAAAAATTTTTGTAGGAAGACCAGAAGCGtattgaaaaacaagaaaaatatgtTTTAAGAGTTGAATTTGATCAACAACAGCATCCATAAAAACTAAATTATCATTTGCAAATTGCAGATGAGTAACTTTAGTGCCATTATTAGCAACGAAAAAAAACCCCAAAAGACCCTAGGCAGAAGCCTTCTCAACATGATATTGAGCACCTCAAAAACAAGTAAGAACAGAAAGGGAGAGAGGGGTCTCCCTGCCTGAGACCCCTTTGACTTGAAAATTTATCATGGGAAGAGCCATTAACAAGGATAGAAAAAGGAACATTTTCTATGCAACCCTTAATCCAGGTTCTCCACCGATCTCCAAAACCCATTCGAAgcaaaacttcatcaacaaaagaccATTTCACATGATCAAACGCCTTTTCAAGATCAACTTTGCAAATTATTCCAGgcttcttttctttgattctagAATCTAGACATTCATTAGCAATGAGGATGCTATCAGTGATTTGCCTACCCTTAATGAAAGCACTTTGGTGATTAAAGATGAGCTTTGGTAACATAATCTTGAATCTCTCCGCTAGAGCCTTTGAGATAGCCTTGTAAATTCTACCGGTAAGACTAATAGGACGAAGGTCTTTGATTTCCTCCACATTAGACTTCTTAGGAATTAGAGAAATAAAAGTGTATTTGAGTCTCCAATTAATAGCTCCCCATCTCTCAAAATCCCTTACCACCTTCATTATATCATTCTTCATAAAGTCCCAACAACTAACTATAACGGAGACTTGAAAGCCATCCGGACCTGGAGCTTTATCTTGTCCTAGATTTTTAAGAGctagttgtaggatcagaatttcgcgacaacgatacgctcgcgaaattcttaacaacgcattacaaaaatgtcgtagagcactttgagaaacgatacaataggtgatattagcttaaacataagaaaaatgtaataactttgtgaagattagaagatctgcgaaattaacatttgtacagatccgaaattaggggaaatgttagctgtacattagctgtcatccactatgtaaacacctatataaagagaaaggcaagagagagtaAAGTGgggataatcagaaagagagccACACTTttggagaggatacattctgtagagagagaaagtagaattggttgtattattattatcttcttcttcctccttcaagaacctagagctccaaatactcattaatggagtctccatgtaatcaagatgtaattacaaataatcatagtaaaacctaaccccgtggatgtagataaaattgatcgaaccacgtaaatcttgtgtctctttacaatttttgcATTCTTatgatcatttttatgtttagatctacaaattattacaaggggtatgttgtaggatttcctgcaactacataatagcgctagaaacagggaacgagtaaaagattaatccttcctgtaacttgttgattcaagaaattttcatgaagattagctattgttcatatttttctagatctacaaaatttaggttcaaaaatggaaattttatggaagaaatcacactttcagggagtaaacatcatcaacaattcaaagacatgaaaagagtgagagaaaaagttagttgttgtggtgaaatttaaggagaaaatggaagtttcagtggaagattttcatgttcaggagaagaaggcaaatgtgaaaaaagttaaggaaggacgaagaaaatatAAGAGGCAGATGCTACAATTtatatcacaaacagaaattcgcacagatggtttgagctggagtgagtaagcgataggtcacgggttcgagtttcgcagagacacatatttttcattttcttctcatttgcatgggagaataaaagaataagagaaaaacattgtgcgtttatttcgcaaagagattcttgaacagttggtcaagagaacaatatgtacgttcgtggtcgcaagttcgaacttccctacTAGCATAGTtgtcttctttttacagatagggaaaatatgaataatttcgcaatattgtttcattagttcgtaAACAACAGGTAGCACAGTTTGGTCAAACTttgctagagtgagttgtaagactcgagttcgaatccctcatcaagcttaatttttcgcacatttttgaaatcctaaaggcgaagaaatggaataaagtagaACATTGTGTGttgctttcgcaagcaacaagtagcgcagatggttaGAGAAGGAGTATgtaaactagaggacatgggttcgattctccctgtgACCagataatttttgcttcgcaaatattcattttgcagagttgatatttaattacttcgcacagtctttgattattttgcaagagagggttagcacagttggtcaagaggcatgaatgcaagcagcaggtcgtgggatcaattcttgcttctcgcatgtttatttttattatgcgaaatttatacagaattgcctcttacacagttggaatttgattacttcacaagaactttgattatttcgcaaaataggcttagcacagttggtatgatgcgagaaaatccaagaagcagatcaagggtttaagtctcacttctcacactttttTTTGCTGCGcacaacaacagcgactcacatgaaagataaataccacctccttgaacattttactttatactaggaacgaataaaaagatttttgatttgatttacaaaaagcgattcaatcgcacgattacaaagatttaaaGATTTCAAATATTATAAAGATtgctaagatttcaagattacaaagacttcaaaattacaaagattatgAGATttcaaattacagaaaactgagaaaattcaatttatatatttttctagaatatttcttttgcagagaataaaaagatttttgatttgatttacaaaacgctatagaatcgcagaattacaaagatttcacagctacaaagatttcagagttaccatgtattagaatttctcttgaatatttattttgattcaaataatatgatattatgagaatgaaataatgaatgaaagagatgacataaatgaaagaatgaatgaaagagatgacataatgaatgaaagagatgacagaatgaatgaaagagatgacagaaatgaaaatatgaatgagagaataaagaaacgcgaacattttgcataaaaaaagagacgcgaaaatgtcgcagaaacgcgaataaaatttcgcagacaggggcgaacctttatggcgtacaccctagttcgcgaataaaatttcgcaagaggcaaatgtaaaacctaaagtacgtcatataagggggtatctGTTGCATGgttcagggaaaggttacaccgcccccggaacctgagtcatggagatttggggtcaataaagcccatccgggagaggcaccttggattctcagcttaagcatatgacttaggttgggcgactaaggtaataaggactctcccaaggagtgcagaatctgatcaaggcgtcgaggtacacggttgagtcaagagtgccaggggcgtttgaagcgtccttgccattcttgacaagtcttggcttatactgcactcggcccgaagaaaaccccacttagggtgcagcctcgtaaccataagccctataggtaaaagggataagaggctgcgaaaacaactggttgttgttaagactagatgggaggatctaaccttgtatggtagaagtacgcctctttGAAGGGGaagccagggggaagataagggcggcaccctccattagggagctgataagtgtcttaagacgcaaatgtcatgaggctttttactcgcaagggtattaagacttgtcatatttgtgctacaatcctgaagaggcaataatactagaaaaaaagataagacgagatcaatgggtcattacatgaaagtgttaagacgtcctgcgatttcgtcgcaagacgacaatgtcatggggctttattttcgcaagaatatttaggcctgtcatattgttgcaacaatcctgaagaggcaataatacaaaagaaaaagttaaggcaagatcaatgggtttttgcatgaaagtgcaaagacgtcctgcgattttgtcacaatgacaagaggtggaaaaataagacctttaactaggaaggcaaaataagaccacataagaaaatgagtaagcaagtaatcttgcaagaatgattatatgtaagaaaacaagcttgcgaatatgtacatggaaatgaaactgaggcaatgAAAATGCCGTAGACTTggtattatgatcatactgttgtgagatactaatagtgcaggaaagaggaaagatgaaaaacaagtaagaacttgtgaggaacaataactacacgaagaggaatgcatacactaaagaaaaagccataaaattaagaatggaagcaatttaaagctacatcaattttagacggcaaaatgagctaagtaacacaaacattaactatacattgcaatagataagcattctcatcatacaagcatcatactcgcatcataaaagcattgcacaagcatttcatggcataaacatcgcatacacatttcataacataatcgtcacataagcattagattcgcagaattattcagaatttcgcagaattattcagaatttcgcaaaattgttcagaatttcgcagaattgttcagaatttcgcagaattattcagaatttcacagaattgttcagaatttcgcagaattgttcagaatttcgcagaattattcagaatttcgcagaattattcagaatttcgcagaattgttcagaattttgcaggattgttcagaatttcgcagaattattcagaattattcagaatttcgcaaaattattcagaatttcgcaggattattcagaatttcgcaggatgattcagaatttcgcataatgattcaaaatttcgccaaatgtgtcagaattttgcagaatgtgattattccgaacgatatgattatttcgctcaattatttcacacaattataagcaacttgaagagattatactatcgcatgagcaaaACACATGAGACATAGGCAAGATAAGAATAAGGAAACAATtcacacattcaacattttctcaaagattctaccctcatagataaagaacagaggcaactatggattaccaagaaaacattttatgttctttatcttctcggcaagaatcaccaaaaatggagtaataatttcgcatcaatagaggcaatacttattattctcattcaaggacggatacttcttatatttcgagaattgagtatttcttatacttcatcaaggatacttcatgcttcttatacttcttcaaagatacttcatgcttcttatacttcttcaaggatacttcatacttcgcatacttcaaaagatgatacttcttatttacttcgcaacattccggaacttcacaaaagaatagagacaagtacgtacttttcaagtccaatattcttttgCTCGTTCCTCCAaaaactacaacaaggtggatttttccttaaagatcgctcttcaagcaattttcaagaaaaaagaggcaagatgtaggatcagaatttctcggcaacgatacgctcgcgaaattcttaacaacgcattacaaaaatgtcgcagagcactttgagaaacgatacaataggtgatattagcttaaacataagaaaaatgtaataactttgcgaagattagaagatctgcgaaattaacatttgtaagcttgcgataccgcaagccagatctgaaattagggaaaatgttagttgtacattagctgtcatccactatgtaaatacctatataaagagaaaggtaagaGAGAGAAAAGCGgggataatcagaaagagagacacacttttggagaggatacattctgtagagagagaaagtagaattggttgtattattattatgttcctcttcttcctccttcaagaacctagagctccaaatactcattaatggagtctccgtgtaatcaagatgtaattacaaataatcaaattgatcgaaccacgtaaaccttgtgtctctttacaattttagcatttttatcatcatttttatgtttagatctacaaattattacaaggggtgtgttgtaggatttcatgcaactacaCTAGCAAAATTTCAGCATCATCCAGGTTTCTCTCTAGCCAACTAGCATCAGAAGAAGAAATTGTGTTAAAATTCATACCTTCAAGCAAAACCCGCGAGTCATCATCAGAAGAAAAAACTTTTTGGAAGTGATCAACTATCCCATCCTTTATTGCAATTTTTCCTTCCACCCATGCCccatttatctttattttggcaaagtgtttcttcttcttctgattcttgCTATTTGATGAAAGAAACGGGTGTTTCTTTCTCCCTCTAAAAACCATATCAATCTAG
Proteins encoded in this window:
- the LOC113342676 gene encoding uncharacterized protein LOC113342676 — protein: MKVVRDFERWGAINWRLKYTFISLIPKKSNVEEIKDLRPISLTGRIYKAISKALAERFKIMLPKLIFNHQSAFIKGRQITDSILIANECLDSRIKEKKPGIICKVDLEKAFDHVKWSFVDEVLLRMGFGDRWRTWIKGCIENVPFSILVNGSSHDKFSSQRGLRQGDPSLPFCSYLFLRVFGVGEVSNINELAEVFGCTSESLPAIYLGMPLGDNSRSATNWDRIIELCKNRLANWKKRFVSKAEIEKVISCFMWDDCNGGKKHKWVKWSTVCKPLNREGLGIRSLSHFNRAMLMKWWWRLGREKNSLWFKIISEKYGITNLGWKTKPPKGVDGSSVWRYIYSVSNDIFNNVQFKAGNDETVRFWEDQWLHEGILSYLYPNLYQLSILKGASIKQCCSTSLSSFSWDLGVSHRRLYDIEIQELSYLLLVLQNSSIDELEEDVMIWKNHKSGLFTVASAYELEVGDTDVVSFPKEKIWSTKWPHKVGFFLWQAALGRLPILDNLQKRGSALTTNSGNPRPNICKLCDLFAEDANHLLLTCPFAVEVWHYFLSSANFTGSLQLTVLEVLKNWKSRHLSSQAKELWDRLPASITWSLCKEPNARTFEGIQKTSEAIITEIKIQTIHWASVHTSMQGVAINDGIVNWSHKFFDPH